The genomic segment AACCGCTGTTCGGCGGCGATCAACAGCGGGCGAAGGACCTGGTGCAGAACACCTGCGCGCAGTGTCACCGTTTCGAGGGCCAACCCGAATCCCGCTTCAATCTGAAAGCTCCGGGTTTGATGTGGGCCGGCAGCAAGTACCAACGGCCCTGGTTGATCCGATGGCTGACCGGCAAGGAGGCGCCGCTCTATGCCAAGGGCTATCGCTGGGACCAGGACCAGAAGCCGGTCAAGCACATGACGGTCTCGCCGGCCGAGGCCGAAGCGATCGCGGACTACTTCGACCAACACAATAAAGACCAGCGGGTGAAAGTCGGCGCATTCGACCTGTCGAAGGTCTCCAAGTTTGAGGCCTCGTTCGGCGGGATGGCCTACAAGGCGCACGCCTGCCTCGGCTGTCACGTGATCGAAGAGAACGGGAAGATCATCGGCGGCCCGCAAAGCGCCTCGCTCGTCGCAGCCGGCCAGCGCTACAACCAGGATTGGCTCTTCCGCTTCGGGCAGAATCCGCAGGATTTCGTGCCCCACAGCGGGGAGTTTCTGGCAGACGCCACCGAGCCGCAGCTGCGCGCGGTGATCGGGTTCTTAATGGTGCAGGGCGTGAAGGACTTCAAGTACTACGAGCCCTGGACGAGTCCGGAGTTCGGGACGGCCAGCGTGGACCGTGGTAAGGTCATCTACAAGGAATATTGTGCGCAATGTCACGGGGCGACCGGAAAAGGCGACGGCCCCGCCGCGTCAGGGTTGGAGCCGAAACCGGCGATCCACGCGAACATTCCCTTCGACAAGGTGCCGATCGACTATTTGTACAA from the Nitrospirota bacterium genome contains:
- a CDS encoding c-type cytochrome, which encodes MKIRRAVALSLVLFVGVALGFFPKPLFGGDQQRAKDLVQNTCAQCHRFEGQPESRFNLKAPGLMWAGSKYQRPWLIRWLTGKEAPLYAKGYRWDQDQKPVKHMTVSPAEAEAIADYFDQHNKDQRVKVGAFDLSKVSKFEASFGGMAYKAHACLGCHVIEENGKIIGGPQSASLVAAGQRYNQDWLFRFGQNPQDFVPHSGEFLADATEPQLRAVIGFLMVQGVKDFKYYEPWTSPEFGTASVDRGKVIYKEYCAQCHGATGKGDGPAASGLEPKPAIHANIPFDKVPIDYLYNVINHGGAAMGKSPNMPYWGLTIGQQGVADVMAYLKATFKGGAEVAQAAPSGGSPSGVCPQPRKTVKAPEEFLGKTNPLPASVGTINAGKTLFLQTAQPVACAMCHGNEGNGQGFMGAALIPPPRNFTCGKMMKDLPDGQLFWIIKNGSPGTGMMSFAGLPDDQVWQLIHYIRSLAK